A window of the Myxocyprinus asiaticus isolate MX2 ecotype Aquarium Trade chromosome 11, UBuf_Myxa_2, whole genome shotgun sequence genome harbors these coding sequences:
- the LOC127448105 gene encoding mid1-interacting protein 1A — translation MQMSEPLSQKNALFTAMNRFIGAVNNMDQTVMVPSLLRDVPLDQEKEQQKLTNEPCSYLHDAEADMYSYYSQLKSIRNNIEWGVMRAEEQRRKKDSLAPEPVRTEPESDTDLEQLLQFHLRGLHGVLSKLTSQANNLTNRYKQEIGIAGWGQ, via the coding sequence ACGGCCATGAACCGCTTCATCGGTGCCGTCAACAACATGGACCAGACAGTCATGGTGCCGAGCTTGCTGAGAGATGTTCCACTGGACCAAGAGAAGGAGCAGCAGAAGTTAACCAATGAACCCTGTAGCTATTTGCATGATGCAGAGGCGGACATGTACAGCTATTACTCTCAGCTCAAGTCCATCCGAAACAACATTGAATGGGGCGTCAtgcgcgcagaggagcagaggcGCAAAAAGGACTCTCTTGCACCGGAGCCAGTGCGCACAGAGCCGGAGAGCGACACTGACCTGGAGCAGCTCCTGCAGTTCCACCTGAGGGGCTTGCATGGGGTGCTGTCCAAACTTACAAGCCAAGCCAACAACCTGACCAACAGATACAAGCAGGAGATTGGCATTGCTGGCTGGGGACAATGA